A genomic segment from Malus domestica chromosome 05, GDT2T_hap1 encodes:
- the LOC114823174 gene encoding uncharacterized protein — protein MGIEIGLGDVPMCRNEVAALSTNAQGLLSVRIGVLKGVVVHSLLFTPISSLMVVRGFYLRQNYTSQHKGREEAKVGIVDNALLFGKKHVWYSIHHLNGKEEVPPSHG, from the exons atgggaatagAAATTGGGTTAGGTGACGTACCAATGTGCCgcaatgaagtggcagcactATCAACAAATGCACAAGGATTGCTCTCGGTCAGAATTGGGGTTTTGAAAGGTGTGGTTGTGCACTccttgttgttcactccaatttcCTCCTTGATGGTGGTTCGAg GGTTTTATTTAAGACAAAATTATACATCCCAACACAAAGGGAGAGAGGAGGCAAAGGTTGGCATTGTTGATAAT GCACTTCTCTTTGGAAAGAAGCATGTTTGGTATTCAATCCACCATTTAAATGGGAAAGAGGAAGTTCCCCCGTCACATGGTTAA